The Motacilla alba alba isolate MOTALB_02 chromosome 14, Motacilla_alba_V1.0_pri, whole genome shotgun sequence genome includes a region encoding these proteins:
- the LOC119706760 gene encoding collagen alpha-2(I) chain-like: protein MGPRTPKTPSMSQTPPAMGAPALGLREAWEEEEEEEEEEEEEEEEEGPGSPPSAEPSPERGWGLLPMSPGEQGAVGQGGHVRHVQEGMFCFPPSFSQDFLERLMELTGHPPTCCPAPQDGTGSPQALVRDPKWPQGVRPPGRRHWGEPWPQGPVGTVGAPWDTGESVGSAGIPWDLWTPYGSREHQRAPGHATGFANTCESLCCLWGRQAPQGTTRYAWDQQAPAGITGYPMAPESNHGAPGHPMGSANTWGPCAIHGVSRHPIGPRTTHGVSRHPMGPRTTHGVSRHPMGPRTTHGVSRHPMGLLDTLWHQSAPVGLQNTPENPWISVGPWAICRISEHPMGFLDTLRDQRAPLEFHNTLWNTGIPAGPCAIHGTPQHP from the exons ATGGGCCCCCGCACCCCAAAAACGCCCTCCATGTCCCAaacaccccctgccatgggagcGCCGGCCTTAGGCCTGCGTGAGgcctgg gaggaagaggaggaagaggaggaagaggaggaagaggaggaagaggaggaaggccCTGGCAGCCCCCCCAGCGCTGAACCCTCTCCGGAAAGGGGCTGGGGTCTCCTTCCCATGTCCCCGGGAGAGCAGGGGGCTGTAGGGCAGGGGGGTCATGTCCGGCACGTCCAGGAGgggatgttttgtttcccaccGAGTTTTTCCCAGGACTTTCTGGAGCGCCTGATGGAGCTCACAGGACACCCCCCcacctgctgccctgcaccccAGGATGGGACGGGATCACCCCAAGCGCTGGTGCGGGACCCTAAATGGCCTCAGGGGGTGAGGCCCCCGGGGAGGCGGCACTGGGGTGAGCCATGGCCTCAGGGACCAGTGGGCACCGTGGGTGCTCCGTGGGACACCGGGGAATCTGTGGGGTCAGCAGGCATCCCATGGGATCTCTGGACACCCTACGGAAGCAGAGAGCACCAAAGAGCTCCTGGACATGCCACGGGCTTTGCAAATACCTGTgagtccctgtgctgcctgtggggtCGGCAGGCACCCCAAGGGACCACACGCTACGCGTGGGACCAGCAGGCACCCGCTGGAATCACTGGATACCCTATGGCACCAGAGAGCAACCACGGGGCTCCTGGACACCCCATGGGATCTGCAAACACATGGGGTCCCTGTGCTATCCATGGGGTCAGCAGGCACCCCATAGGACCACGCACCACTCATGGGGTCAGCAGGCACCCCATGGGACCACGCACCACTCATGGGGTCAGCAGGCACCCCATGGGACCACGCACCACTCATGGGGTCAGCAGGCACCCCATGGGACTCCTGGACACTTTATGGCACCAGAGTGCACCAGTGGGGCTCCAGAACACCCCAGAGAACCCATGGATATCTGTGGGTCCCTGGGCTATCTGTAGGATCAGCGAACACCCCATGGGGTTCCTAGATACCCTACGGGACCAGAGAGCACCCTTGGAGTTCCACAACACCCTGTGGAATACAGGGATACCTGCAGGTCCCTGTGCTATCCATGGgaccccacagcatccctga
- the TNFRSF13B gene encoding tumor necrosis factor receptor superfamily member 13B → MDGPRAGQDAMKNCTDQEYWDTLVSQCIPCSLACRQSLARKCDAVCESMDCNKRPGFYYDDLVKNCIKCSSVCGQHPRECALSCEPTPAGPAAVLEQKACAEQEPWLVLYLLLGLCLCSLLCSLLLGWTHLRRKGESSCQPSAGTCHCREDPAKDGLVEAGSVADGFTSIRIPEPVETCGFCFPGHGSAVQETKSCHSSSCHPGERAAPSFSGICSTGSAGALPSPEDGHFKIICSPAQEKTPMV, encoded by the exons ATGGATGGGCCACGAGCGGGGCAGGATGCCATGAAGAACTGCACTGACCAGGAGTACTGGGACACCCTCGTTTCCCAGTGcatcccctgcagcctggcctgcAGGCAGTCCCTGGCCAGGAAGTGTGATGCTGTGTGTG AGTCCATGGACTGCAACAAGAGACCTGGGTTTTACTACGATGATCTGGTGAAGAACTGCATCAAGTGCAGCTCGGTGTGCGGGCAGCACCCCCGGGAATGCGCCCTGTCCTGCGAGC CCAcgcccgcggggccggcggcggtGCTGGAGCAGAAGGCGTGCGCGGAGCAGGAGCCGTGGCTGGTGCTGtacctgctgctggggctctgcctctgcagcctcctctgctcgctgctcctgggctggacCCACCTGCGCAGGAAGGGAGagagctcctgccagcccagcgCCGGCACCTGCCACTGCAGGGAGGACCCTGCCAAAG ATGGGCTGGTGGAAGCTGGCAGCGTTGCTGATGGATTCACCAGCATCAGAATCCCAGAGCCAGTGGAAACCTGTGGCTTCTGCTTCCCTGGACATGGCTCTGCTGTACAAGAGACCAAatcctgccacagcagctcctgccaccccGGGGAAagggctgctccctccttcTCTGGAATCTGCAGCACGGGGAGCGCCGgggcccttcccagccccgAGGACGGCCACTTCAAAATCATCTGTTCCCCTGCCCAGGAGAAGACACCCATGGTGTGA